The following are encoded in a window of bacterium SCSIO 12643 genomic DNA:
- a CDS encoding T9SS type A sorting domain-containing protein → MKLFRFRTAFLIGALIALSGNLAFSQITVTSQYWTAGWGPAGIGGPEPAGLDTAKLPLVPERFGSVAIGDLDGDGDMDFVSGSNRGRFFYFQNQGTVSNPVFIRTSGAIPSLDTIKIGVVQNTNEVRPHLVDIDSDGDLDLMVGSRWNQAGLLKLDDIHFYRNTGTATSPFFAKDTIPGLQGQQIGEFSSFGFGDLDNDGDLDFTAGGSDSCTYFENVGTPTSPSFVREFGSSSLFPPTLWVETSFLAPTPDMEDFDGDGDLDMYFMNEAGFIRYIPNNGTATSPDFAPYISYPAHSFDTVDFGAFGAMCFEDITGDGIKDVIATHWNPTRWYWYKGVSNGPNPTVTIDSAISCNGLTDAGVTITSTTGGTPPYTYLWSTGSTDTTLTGLAPGTYTVTVTDSLSATATKSIVITEPASLIAATVIDSNVTCNGFSNGGATASAVGGTTPYNFAWSNSATTVSITGVLAGTYSVTITDANGCTATNSNTITEPAVLIASTTVDSNSTGGLANGGTTASVTGGTTPYNYAWSNAATTASITGLAMGTYTVTVTDNNSCTATSSATISSMSANTVVDSNVTCNGFSDGGATASPSGGTAPYNYAWSNGATTASITGVTANTYMVTITDNNGITATSSVNITEPSGLLVQAIVDSNVTCNGFSNGGASAGALLGTFPHTYTWSNGATTPSITGVTANTYTVTATDNNGCTATNSVTITEPAGLILQAIVDSNVTCNGFSDGGASAGALLGTFPHTYAWSNGATTPSITGVTANTYSVTTTDNNGCTATNSVTITEPAGLILQAIVDSNVTCNGFSDGGASAGALLGTFPHTYTWSNGATTPSITGVTANTYSVTTTDNNGCTATNSVTITEPTALMAATVVDSNTSCNGFSDGGASASASGGTTTYNYLWSNAATNASITGVIAGTYTITVTDANGCTSTSSATITEPAVLVATSIVDSNATCNGFANGGATASATGGTAPYSYEWNNTATTASITGISAGTYTVTITDANGCTSTSSATVTEPLDLAFNLTINSPISCNGANDAIVSYVITGGTAPYYNIFSGTDTMATMDTDTVGPINLPQYVIYDANGCYDTTSVLITEPTALVAATVVDSNVTCNGFANGGITASATGGTGAYTYAWSNAATTVSITGVIANTYTVTVSDANGCTDTSSATITEPTVLMATSIVDSNITCNGLSNGGASASATGGTTPYSYAWSNTATTPSITGVSAGTYTVTVTDANGCTDSTSVIITEPALLVASTVADSNVTCFGGADGGVTASASGGTTTYSYLWNTGAAAASITGLMAGTYTVTVTDANGCTDTSSAMVTEPPLLSVDLGNDTSVCFGGSLTLDPGAGFASYLWQDNSTNQTYNVDTSTPGVADYSVTVTNNNGCIGIDTINVTVFQATGVAISGANDLCAYEIDTLIASSGFVSYIWNTSATTSQIIVDANSLSPGSQNYSVTATDSNGCVSDDAVSFNVHNPVVVDLGPDTSIVWVDGGNNTYTLDAGAGFNSYLWSDLTTNQTLDVTLTNMGTISVVVTDGNGCYGADTVFVDFILDVPTLDKASVNIYPNPAADYLNIDMKGFNGQEVQVIITDMGGKHVINNILKVNGNQTSTLDVSNLPTGTYFIQIQAENQKVVKHIVIR, encoded by the coding sequence TTTGGTTGATATTGATTCCGATGGAGATTTAGATCTTATGGTAGGATCCAGATGGAATCAAGCAGGTTTACTCAAATTAGATGATATCCATTTCTATAGAAATACCGGAACAGCTACCAGTCCTTTCTTTGCAAAAGACACGATCCCAGGACTTCAAGGACAACAAATTGGTGAATTTTCATCATTTGGATTTGGTGATTTAGACAATGATGGAGATTTAGATTTTACGGCTGGAGGTTCAGACTCTTGCACCTATTTTGAAAATGTCGGAACACCAACATCACCAAGTTTTGTAAGAGAGTTTGGTAGTTCTTCTCTTTTCCCTCCAACCCTATGGGTAGAAACAAGTTTCTTAGCTCCTACTCCTGACATGGAAGATTTTGACGGTGATGGTGATCTGGATATGTACTTTATGAACGAAGCCGGTTTTATCCGTTACATTCCTAATAATGGTACTGCTACTTCTCCAGACTTCGCTCCATACATTAGTTATCCTGCGCATTCATTTGATACTGTTGATTTTGGCGCATTTGGCGCCATGTGTTTTGAAGATATAACCGGTGATGGAATCAAGGATGTCATTGCCACGCATTGGAACCCTACCCGTTGGTATTGGTACAAGGGTGTTTCAAATGGTCCCAATCCAACGGTCACCATTGATTCTGCTATTTCTTGTAACGGACTTACAGATGCCGGGGTAACCATCACAAGCACGACCGGAGGAACTCCTCCATATACTTATTTATGGTCAACAGGCTCAACAGACACCACACTTACCGGATTAGCTCCTGGAACTTATACCGTAACAGTGACCGATAGTCTCTCAGCCACTGCTACAAAATCTATTGTCATCACTGAGCCTGCCTCATTAATTGCAGCAACGGTTATAGACTCCAATGTGACTTGTAACGGTTTCTCAAATGGTGGTGCAACAGCATCAGCCGTTGGGGGAACTACTCCTTACAACTTTGCCTGGTCAAATTCGGCAACTACAGTTTCTATTACTGGGGTTCTAGCAGGAACTTATTCGGTGACCATAACCGATGCAAATGGATGTACTGCTACAAATAGCAATACTATTACCGAACCTGCTGTTTTAATTGCATCAACCACGGTAGATTCAAATTCTACCGGAGGTTTAGCCAACGGTGGAACAACAGCTTCTGTAACCGGAGGAACCACACCTTACAATTATGCCTGGTCAAATGCAGCAACAACCGCAAGTATTACAGGTTTAGCCATGGGAACTTATACGGTAACCGTGACAGACAACAATAGTTGTACGGCTACAAGTTCTGCAACCATTAGTAGTATGTCTGCAAATACCGTTGTGGACTCCAATGTGACTTGTAACGGTTTTTCTGATGGAGGCGCCACAGCTTCTCCGTCCGGAGGAACAGCACCTTATAACTACGCCTGGTCTAACGGAGCAACAACCGCAAGCATTACAGGTGTTACAGCAAATACATATATGGTAACCATTACCGATAACAACGGCATAACTGCAACGAGCTCTGTAAACATTACAGAACCCTCTGGACTGTTGGTACAAGCAATTGTTGATTCAAATGTGACTTGTAACGGTTTCTCAAATGGTGGTGCATCTGCGGGTGCTTTATTAGGTACATTTCCTCACACTTATACATGGTCAAATGGCGCAACAACTCCTTCTATTACAGGAGTAACTGCAAATACGTATACGGTAACAGCAACAGACAACAATGGATGTACTGCAACAAATTCAGTCACCATTACGGAACCTGCTGGATTGATCTTACAGGCAATTGTTGATTCAAATGTAACATGTAATGGTTTTTCAGATGGTGGTGCATCTGCGGGGGCTTTATTAGGTACATTTCCTCACACCTACGCATGGTCAAATGGTGCGACAACCCCTTCTATTACAGGAGTAACTGCAAATACATATTCAGTAACCACAACAGACAATAACGGATGTACTGCTACAAATTCAGTCACCATTACGGAACCTGCAGGATTGATCTTACAGGCAATTGTTGATTCAAATGTAACGTGTAATGGTTTTTCAGATGGTGGTGCATCTGCAGGGGCTTTATTAGGTACATTTCCTCACACCTACACATGGTCAAATGGTGCGACAACCCCTTCTATTACAGGAGTAACCGCAAATACATATTCAGTAACCACAACAGACAACAATGGATGTACCGCTACAAATTCAGTCACCATTACAGAACCCACAGCTTTAATGGCTGCCACAGTTGTGGATAGCAATACAAGCTGTAATGGATTCTCTGATGGCGGAGCCTCTGCATCTGCTTCTGGTGGAACCACAACTTATAACTACCTATGGTCGAATGCGGCAACTAATGCGAGTATTACAGGTGTGATTGCTGGAACTTATACCATAACCGTTACTGATGCCAATGGTTGTACTTCAACCAGCTCTGCAACTATTACTGAACCTGCTGTACTTGTAGCCACTTCTATTGTAGACTCCAATGCTACATGTAATGGATTCGCAAATGGTGGTGCTACAGCTTCTGCTACTGGGGGAACTGCGCCATATAGCTATGAATGGAATAATACGGCAACTACAGCAAGTATTACAGGTATTTCTGCAGGCACCTATACCGTAACCATTACAGATGCGAATGGATGCACTTCTACAAGTTCAGCGACCGTTACCGAGCCATTAGATTTAGCATTCAACCTGACTATTAATTCACCGATCAGTTGTAATGGGGCAAATGATGCGATTGTTTCTTATGTAATTACCGGAGGAACTGCGCCATATTACAATATTTTCTCAGGAACAGATACCATGGCTACCATGGATACTGATACTGTTGGTCCTATAAATTTACCACAATATGTGATTTATGATGCCAATGGATGTTATGATACCACATCTGTACTTATTACAGAACCTACAGCTTTAGTCGCTGCAACTGTAGTTGATTCAAATGTAACTTGTAATGGATTCGCAAATGGCGGAATTACCGCTTCTGCTACTGGTGGAACCGGAGCATATACTTATGCCTGGTCGAATGCTGCGACTACTGTTTCTATCACTGGTGTGATCGCCAACACATATACCGTAACAGTCTCTGATGCAAATGGCTGCACCGATACCAGTTCTGCAACTATTACAGAACCTACAGTTTTAATGGCGACTTCTATAGTGGATTCTAACATAACTTGTAACGGATTATCTAACGGTGGTGCAAGTGCCTCAGCTACGGGTGGAACAACACCATATTCTTATGCATGGTCAAATACGGCCACCACTCCATCAATTACCGGAGTAAGTGCAGGTACTTACACAGTAACGGTAACCGATGCAAATGGGTGTACCGATTCTACTTCTGTCATCATCACTGAACCTGCGCTATTAGTCGCTTCTACCGTGGCAGATTCTAATGTCACTTGTTTCGGTGGCGCTGATGGTGGTGTAACTGCTTCTGCTTCTGGAGGTACTACAACTTATTCTTACTTGTGGAACACCGGTGCTGCTGCTGCATCTATTACCGGACTCATGGCAGGGACGTATACCGTGACTGTAACTGATGCAAATGGGTGTACAGATACCAGTTCTGCTATGGTCACTGAACCACCTCTTCTATCTGTTGATTTAGGTAACGATACTTCTGTTTGTTTTGGTGGATCATTAACTCTTGATCCTGGAGCTGGATTTGCTTCTTACTTATGGCAAGACAACTCTACTAATCAAACTTATAATGTGGATACCTCTACTCCTGGTGTGGCAGATTACTCTGTTACTGTTACAAATAATAACGGTTGTATTGGTATCGATACCATTAATGTAACCGTATTCCAGGCTACTGGGGTCGCTATATCTGGTGCAAATGATCTTTGTGCTTATGAAATCGATACTCTAATCGCTTCTTCCGGATTTGTATCTTACATCTGGAATACCAGTGCAACGACTTCGCAAATCATTGTGGATGCAAATAGTTTGTCTCCTGGTTCACAGAATTATTCTGTAACTGCTACGGATAGCAATGGTTGTGTATCTGATGATGCTGTTTCGTTCAATGTTCATAATCCTGTGGTGGTGGACTTAGGTCCGGATACTTCTATCGTTTGGGTTGATGGTGGAAATAACACTTATACTCTGGATGCTGGTGCGGGTTTCAACTCTTACTTATGGAGTGATTTAACCACAAACCAAACGCTTGATGTGACATTGACTAACATGGGAACTATTTCTGTTGTAGTCACTGATGGAAACGGATGTTACGGAGCGGATACTGTTTTTGTAGATTTCATCTTAGATGTTCCTACACTTGACAAAGCCTCTGTAAACATTTATCCGAATCCAGCTGCTGATTATTTAAACATTGACATGAAAGGTTTCAATGGTCAGGAAGTTCAGGTAATCATCACCGATATGGGTGGAAAACATGTGATCAACAACATCTTAAAAGTAAATGGAAATCAAACTTCTACTTTAGATGTTTCAAATCTCCCTACGGGTACTTATTTCATCCAAATCCAGGCTGAAAACCAAAAAGTAGTGAAACATATCGTGATTAGATAG
- a CDS encoding VCBS repeat-containing protein: MHTFITYFSAVILLFSFVGCNESTQKKQIQAPSTPQIKPKFQALSSEKTNIHFTNTIVKETEEMNCFNFFNMYNGGGVAIGDINNDGMADIYFTGNQVDNKLYLNMGNLTFKDITSKAQVSGKKEWTTGVTMADVNGDGWLDIYVCQSGGQNSSDMKNLLFINNQDLTFTESAEKYGLADAARSNHAAFFDYDHDGDLDIYILNHPIGFGDYISTRLQKAKNPSDLETDKLFRNDGNHFTEVTNQAGIRNYGFGLSISPADYNNDGWIDLFIANDYSEPDHLYINNGNGTFTDSIHQQMKHISQFSMGSSANDINNDGLTDLLVLDMMAEDNKRKKTNMQGMDIQAFYTNYALGRHLQYMQNVLQLNRGNGQFSDIGELAGVSNTDWSWSPLICDLDNDGWKDIYITNGIKRDLRNNDFQKSISKYSSKDIIQQFKELQSQMPSVPIDNYVYQNNQDLTFTKKESNWGLNYKGFSNGAAYADFDNDGDLDLVVNNMDTEALIFENTTKSTNFLRVKLEGADLNKWGIGAKITLITGDHMQHNILTTNHGFLSSSEPIAHFGLGKISKVDSLIIDWPNSKQSVYVNPKINGLLTIKYEDIQNPKTHSNSELNFSFQDIISKSQIDFVHQEEFYEDYDREILLPHRYSQNGPFITVGDVNGDGLEDFFVGGASKQSGKLFIQKVNGSFVQASSQPWQQHKDQEDMGVSFIDIDNDQDLDLYVASGSNEWPENSPMYQDRIYVNDGQGNYQHDPTLLPENFTSTSAIAVADFDQDGDQDIFIGGRITPGKYPYTPKSYLLINQNGKFTDQTQSLAPELSNLGMVTEAIWADYDQDQDLDLVLSGEWMPITIMKNESGKLSNITPTTSLNNYTGWWYSIAVGDFDNDGDMDFIGGNLGLNSKYQTQDGPLEVYAGDLDHNNSHDIILGYYSENQCYPLRGRTCSSQQMPSISKRIPTYDAFGNSSLSDVYGKELDNAFHKKVNWLATSYFENMGNDSFAIHQLPSLVQLSVTNKIIPYDLNRDGNLDLIIGGNMYSAEIETARHDASYGLVLIGSGNGQFIPIENYDSHLNLDGDIKDIDFIHDQNQNIQIIATRNNAPLLLQKILTE; the protein is encoded by the coding sequence ATGCACACATTCATTACATATTTCTCCGCAGTTATTTTGCTATTCTCTTTCGTAGGATGCAATGAAAGCACTCAAAAAAAACAAATTCAAGCACCTTCTACGCCTCAGATAAAACCGAAATTTCAGGCTTTATCTTCTGAAAAAACAAACATCCATTTCACCAATACCATTGTGAAAGAAACGGAGGAAATGAATTGCTTCAACTTCTTCAATATGTATAATGGCGGAGGGGTTGCAATTGGGGATATCAATAATGATGGGATGGCTGATATCTATTTTACCGGGAATCAGGTCGACAATAAACTTTATCTGAATATGGGTAATCTGACGTTCAAAGACATCACCTCAAAAGCACAGGTATCAGGTAAAAAAGAATGGACCACAGGAGTTACTATGGCCGATGTCAATGGTGATGGATGGTTGGATATTTATGTATGTCAATCCGGAGGGCAAAACTCTTCGGATATGAAAAACTTACTTTTCATCAATAATCAGGATCTTACATTTACGGAATCTGCTGAAAAATATGGTTTAGCAGATGCGGCAAGATCCAACCATGCCGCTTTTTTTGATTATGACCATGATGGAGATCTGGATATCTACATTTTAAATCACCCTATAGGGTTTGGAGATTACATTTCTACACGACTTCAAAAAGCAAAAAATCCATCTGATCTGGAAACCGATAAATTATTCAGAAATGACGGTAACCATTTTACAGAAGTGACCAATCAGGCAGGAATTCGAAACTACGGATTTGGCTTAAGTATTAGCCCTGCGGATTACAATAATGATGGGTGGATAGATTTGTTTATTGCCAACGATTATTCCGAACCTGATCATCTGTATATCAATAATGGAAACGGAACTTTTACGGATAGCATTCACCAGCAAATGAAACATATTTCCCAGTTTTCTATGGGAAGCAGTGCCAATGACATCAACAATGATGGCTTAACCGATCTTCTGGTTCTGGACATGATGGCCGAAGACAATAAACGGAAAAAGACCAATATGCAGGGGATGGATATTCAGGCCTTTTATACCAACTATGCTTTGGGCAGACACCTCCAATACATGCAAAATGTTTTACAACTCAACAGAGGAAATGGTCAATTTAGTGATATCGGGGAACTTGCTGGAGTTTCAAATACGGATTGGTCCTGGTCTCCATTAATTTGCGATTTGGATAATGACGGTTGGAAAGACATTTACATTACCAACGGAATCAAACGCGATTTAAGAAACAATGATTTCCAAAAATCAATCTCAAAGTATTCTTCCAAAGATATCATCCAACAATTTAAAGAACTTCAATCCCAAATGCCATCCGTACCTATTGACAACTATGTATATCAAAATAATCAGGACCTAACTTTTACGAAAAAAGAATCAAATTGGGGACTGAACTATAAAGGGTTTTCGAACGGTGCTGCCTACGCAGACTTCGATAACGATGGCGATTTGGATTTAGTAGTTAACAACATGGATACCGAAGCTTTGATTTTCGAAAACACTACAAAATCAACCAATTTCTTAAGAGTAAAACTTGAGGGGGCAGATTTAAATAAATGGGGTATCGGAGCAAAAATCACATTGATCACCGGTGACCACATGCAACATAATATATTGACCACCAATCACGGTTTTCTATCTTCTTCTGAACCTATTGCACACTTCGGACTGGGAAAAATTTCCAAAGTGGATTCTTTAATCATTGATTGGCCCAATTCAAAACAAAGCGTTTATGTAAATCCTAAAATCAATGGACTGCTCACCATTAAATATGAAGACATTCAAAATCCCAAAACACATTCGAATTCTGAGTTAAATTTTAGTTTCCAGGACATCATCTCAAAAAGTCAAATTGATTTTGTACATCAAGAAGAGTTTTACGAAGATTATGATCGTGAAATTCTTTTACCACATAGGTATTCTCAAAATGGTCCATTCATAACCGTGGGTGATGTGAACGGTGATGGACTAGAAGATTTCTTTGTGGGAGGAGCTTCCAAACAATCAGGTAAGCTCTTTATTCAAAAAGTCAATGGCTCATTTGTACAGGCTTCAAGTCAACCTTGGCAGCAACACAAAGATCAGGAAGATATGGGCGTCTCATTTATAGACATTGACAACGATCAGGATTTAGACCTATATGTAGCGAGCGGCAGTAATGAATGGCCTGAAAATAGTCCGATGTATCAAGATCGGATTTATGTGAATGACGGTCAGGGGAATTACCAACACGATCCAACCCTCCTTCCGGAAAACTTCACAAGTACTTCAGCCATTGCGGTCGCTGACTTTGATCAGGATGGAGATCAGGATATTTTTATAGGAGGTCGAATCACTCCCGGAAAGTATCCGTATACACCTAAAAGTTATTTACTCATTAATCAGAATGGAAAATTTACGGACCAAACGCAATCACTAGCACCCGAATTAAGTAATCTGGGAATGGTCACCGAAGCCATTTGGGCCGATTACGATCAGGATCAGGACTTAGACCTTGTGTTATCTGGTGAATGGATGCCGATTACTATCATGAAAAATGAATCCGGTAAACTTTCTAACATAACTCCAACAACTTCATTAAACAACTATACAGGTTGGTGGTACTCTATTGCAGTAGGTGATTTTGATAACGATGGCGACATGGACTTTATTGGAGGTAATTTAGGATTAAATTCCAAATATCAAACTCAGGATGGGCCGCTAGAAGTTTACGCTGGTGATTTGGACCACAACAACTCTCATGACATCATTTTAGGATATTACTCGGAAAATCAATGTTATCCTTTAAGAGGACGAACTTGTTCGTCACAACAAATGCCATCTATCTCCAAACGAATCCCTACATATGATGCATTTGGGAACTCCAGTTTATCAGATGTTTATGGAAAAGAATTAGATAATGCTTTCCATAAAAAAGTCAATTGGCTCGCGACTTCATATTTTGAAAATATGGGAAATGATTCGTTTGCAATTCATCAATTACCATCATTAGTGCAACTATCTGTCACTAACAAAATCATTCCATATGATTTAAATCGCGATGGAA